Proteins from one Cicer arietinum cultivar CDC Frontier isolate Library 1 chromosome 3, Cicar.CDCFrontier_v2.0, whole genome shotgun sequence genomic window:
- the LOC101503158 gene encoding pescadillo homolog isoform X2, translated as MVKHYRPPGKKKEGNAAKFVTRNHALKQLQIGLPLFRKLCILKGVTPREPKKKLGRQTCYHVKDISFLHHEPLLEIHRAIRVHERKIKKAEAKKNIERAKRLREKTPKPKIDRIIRQRYPRFVDALGELDDCLTMVHLFAALPATESKKIDVERVHKCRRLAHEWQAYISRTHRLRKTFVSVKGIYYQAEVEGQTITWLTPHSLQQVVSDDVDIPTMLNFLQLYEPLLAFVNFHLYHSINLKYPPMLDPRLEALAADLYALSRYANADNRPAILSSESEQVGNKKDEAETENEKSELRLAQLQNQLPSNEPGALMHLVEKAAGDDEEEYDQETRECKNLFRNVKIFLSREVPRESLLLVIPAFGGKVSWEGEGAPFGESDQSITHQIVDRESQGHRFLSREYVQPQWVFDCVNARIILPTESYMVGRIPPPHLSPFVNYDEEGAYVPEYAKTIKHLQAAARKEVLPLPGVEKDLEDPQNLLADGIIDRAEANEAAKRKQKMMILEKQYHEDLKKELQGATYTSAGSTVEKETSTGVIQTAEPMNNGQENVDDLTKLMMSRKKRKLLEAMQISNERKQAKNDLIKHRKKKIDEAQNQRS; from the exons ATGGTGAAGCACTACAGACCCCCG GGgaagaaaaaggaaggaaatgCTGCTAAGTTTGTCACTAGAAATCATGCTCTCAAGCAGCTTCAAATCGGTCTACCCCTTTTCAG GAAGCTGTGCATTTTGAAAGGTGTAACTCCCCGGGAGCCTAAGAAAAAGTTAGGACGTCAGACTTGCTACCATGTGAAGGATATAAGCTTTCTACATCACGAGCCTTTGCTGGAAATACATAGAGCAATTAGAGTAcatgaaagaaaaattaagaaAGCAGAGGCAAAGAAAAACATTGAACGTGCAAAGAGGTTACGTGAGAAAACACCCAAACCCAAGATAGATAGGATTATTCGACAAAG GTACCCAAGATTTGTGGATGCACTTGGAGAATTGGATGACTGCCTTACAATGGTACATCTTTTTGCAGCATTACCTGCGACTGAGAGCAAAAAAATTGATGTGGAGCGTGTGCATAAGTGTCGAAG ATTGGCGCATGAATGGCAAGCGTACATATCTCGGACTCACAGGTTAAGAAAAACATTTGTATCTGTTAAAGGCATATACTACCAG GCTGAAGTCGAGGGTCAGACAATAACATGGTTAACTCCTCATTCACTACAGCAGGTTGTGTCTGATGATGTTGACATACCTACTATGCTTAACTTTCTGCAATTATATGAG CCTCTTCTTGCTTTTGTCAACTTCCACCTCTATCATTCTATAAATTTGAAGTATCCTCCCATGCTCGATCCTCGCTTGGAGGCTTTGGCAGCAG ATCTATATGCATTGTCAAGATATGCCAATGCCGACAACAGACCCGCTATACTGAGTTCTGAATCTGAACAAGTGGGGAACAAGAAAGATGAGGCAGAGACTGAAAATGAAAAATCTGAACTAAGACTTGCTCAACTTCAGAATCAACTTCCTTCTAATGAACCCGGTGCACTAATGCACCTTGTTGAGAAAGCTGCAGGTGATGATGAAGAGGAATATGATCAAGAGACACGAGAATGCAAAAATCTCTTTCGAAATGTCAAAATCTTCTTGAGCAGGGAG GTGCCAAGGGAATCATTGCTTCTTGTTATTCCTGCTTTTGGTGGTAAAGTTTCATGGGAGGGAGAGGGGGCTCCTTTTGGGGAATCAGACCAGAGCATTACTCACCAG ATCGTTGATCGGGAATCACAAGGACATAGGTTCCTCTCAAGAGAATATGTTCAACCACAGTGGGTATTTGATTGTGTGAATGCACGCATAATTTTGCCAACAGAAAGTTATATGGTTGGAAG AATTCCTCCACCGCACTTGTCGCCTTTCGTTAACTATGACGAAGAAGGGGCATATGTTCCGGAGTATGCAAAGACCATTAAACATTTGCAAGCTGCTGCCAGAAAGGAAGTCCTTCCACTTCCAGGTGTTGAAAAAGATCTGGAAGATCCTCAAAATCTTCTGGCTGACGGTATCATTGATCGAGCAGAGGCTAACGAAGCGGCTAAGAGAAAGCAAAAG ATGATGATTCTAGAGAAGCAATACCATGAGGATTTGAAGAAAGAACTTCAGGGTGCTACATATACTTCAGCAGGTTCTACTGTTGAAAAAGAAACATCTACTGGAGTGATTCAGACAGCTGAACCAATGAACAATGGTCAAGAAAATGTTGATGATTTGACTAAACTTATGATGTCTCGTAAAAAGAGGAAGCTATTAGAAGCCATGCAG ATATCAAATGAGCGCAAGCAAGCTAAAAACGATCTTATTAAACACcggaaaaagaaaattgatgaaGCTCAGAATCAAAGGAGTTGA
- the LOC101503158 gene encoding pescadillo homolog isoform X1 has product MVHLFAALPATESKKIDVERVHKCRRLAHEWQAYISRTHRLRKTFVSVKGIYYQAEVEGQTITWLTPHSLQQVVSDDVDIPTMLNFLQLYEPLLAFVNFHLYHSINLKYPPMLDPRLEALAADLYALSRYANADNRPAILSSESEQVGNKKDEAETENEKSELRLAQLQNQLPSNEPGALMHLVEKAAGDDEEEYDQETRECKNLFRNVKIFLSREVPRESLLLVIPAFGGKVSWEGEGAPFGESDQSITHQIVDRESQGHRFLSREYVQPQWVFDCVNARIILPTESYMVGRIPPPHLSPFVNYDEEGAYVPEYAKTIKHLQAAARKEVLPLPGVEKDLEDPQNLLADGIIDRAEANEAAKRKQKMMILEKQYHEDLKKELQGATYTSAGSTVEKETSTGVIQTAEPMNNGQENVDDLTKLMMSRKKRKLLEAMQISNERKQAKNDLIKHRKKKIDEAQNQRS; this is encoded by the exons ATGGTACATCTTTTTGCAGCATTACCTGCGACTGAGAGCAAAAAAATTGATGTGGAGCGTGTGCATAAGTGTCGAAG ATTGGCGCATGAATGGCAAGCGTACATATCTCGGACTCACAGGTTAAGAAAAACATTTGTATCTGTTAAAGGCATATACTACCAG GCTGAAGTCGAGGGTCAGACAATAACATGGTTAACTCCTCATTCACTACAGCAGGTTGTGTCTGATGATGTTGACATACCTACTATGCTTAACTTTCTGCAATTATATGAG CCTCTTCTTGCTTTTGTCAACTTCCACCTCTATCATTCTATAAATTTGAAGTATCCTCCCATGCTCGATCCTCGCTTGGAGGCTTTGGCAGCAG ATCTATATGCATTGTCAAGATATGCCAATGCCGACAACAGACCCGCTATACTGAGTTCTGAATCTGAACAAGTGGGGAACAAGAAAGATGAGGCAGAGACTGAAAATGAAAAATCTGAACTAAGACTTGCTCAACTTCAGAATCAACTTCCTTCTAATGAACCCGGTGCACTAATGCACCTTGTTGAGAAAGCTGCAGGTGATGATGAAGAGGAATATGATCAAGAGACACGAGAATGCAAAAATCTCTTTCGAAATGTCAAAATCTTCTTGAGCAGGGAG GTGCCAAGGGAATCATTGCTTCTTGTTATTCCTGCTTTTGGTGGTAAAGTTTCATGGGAGGGAGAGGGGGCTCCTTTTGGGGAATCAGACCAGAGCATTACTCACCAG ATCGTTGATCGGGAATCACAAGGACATAGGTTCCTCTCAAGAGAATATGTTCAACCACAGTGGGTATTTGATTGTGTGAATGCACGCATAATTTTGCCAACAGAAAGTTATATGGTTGGAAG AATTCCTCCACCGCACTTGTCGCCTTTCGTTAACTATGACGAAGAAGGGGCATATGTTCCGGAGTATGCAAAGACCATTAAACATTTGCAAGCTGCTGCCAGAAAGGAAGTCCTTCCACTTCCAGGTGTTGAAAAAGATCTGGAAGATCCTCAAAATCTTCTGGCTGACGGTATCATTGATCGAGCAGAGGCTAACGAAGCGGCTAAGAGAAAGCAAAAG ATGATGATTCTAGAGAAGCAATACCATGAGGATTTGAAGAAAGAACTTCAGGGTGCTACATATACTTCAGCAGGTTCTACTGTTGAAAAAGAAACATCTACTGGAGTGATTCAGACAGCTGAACCAATGAACAATGGTCAAGAAAATGTTGATGATTTGACTAAACTTATGATGTCTCGTAAAAAGAGGAAGCTATTAGAAGCCATGCAG ATATCAAATGAGCGCAAGCAAGCTAAAAACGATCTTATTAAACACcggaaaaagaaaattgatgaaGCTCAGAATCAAAGGAGTTGA